CTCCAAGACACCAGCCACGAAACGGCGGCCAAATTCATGCAACTGACCGACTACATCGACGTGCTGATTCCTCGCGGTAGCGCCCGGTTGATTCAGACCGTGTTGCGCCAGGCCACCGTTCCGGTCATCGAGACCGGGGCCGGCAACTGCCACGTTTACGTCGATGCCGCTGCCGAGTTGCCCATGGCGACCGCCATCGTGGTCAACGGCAAAGTCCAGCACCCCGCCGTTTGCAACGCCACCGAAAAGCTCCTGATCCATCAAGCCATCGCAGCGGACTACCTGCCCACCATCGTCCAAGCCCTGCGCGCCCAAGGCGTCGAGGTGCGGGGGGATGCGGCCACTCGCGCCATCGTCCCCGACGTGATTCCCGCGGTAGCCACCGACTGGGCAACGGAATACAACGCCTTGATTATCGCCATCAAGGTCGTGCCCTCCGAGGCGGCCGCCATTCAACACATCAACCGGTACACCACCCACCACTCCGAGGCCATCGTCACCAACAACTACCGCGCCGGCAAGCTGTTCCAGCGACGGATCGACGCGGCCTGCGTGTACCTCAACGCCTCGACGCGCTTCACCGACGGCTTCGAGTTTGGTTTCGGCGCCGAAATCGGCATCTCGACCCAAAAATTACACGCCCGTGGACCGATGGGCCTCGCCGAATTGACCTCGTACAAGTACGTGATCGACGGCGACGGCCAGGTTCGCGCCTGACGCGAACTAAAAATGGCACCGTCACCCCGTTTCCGGTTGACGGTGCCATTTTCGTTTAACGCCTTAATCCTGCAATCGGCCTCAGGGTTGCCCAATAATCGTGACCAGGGTCTTGCCACCCACCGTGTACCGACTCCAAAAAAGCGTGTTCGGGTCATCCGGGTCGCCGTCCGTGCGGAATGGACGGTGCTGATTAACGACGGTCAACCGATACTTCAGCTTGCCGCTCTGATGGACCCGCTGCATCCCCCAGCCAGGGACCTTTTGAGCAAAGTAGAGCTGACGCGTGTTGCCCCGATTAGTAGCCTTTTGAATCTTGACTTGAAACTGTGGCCGTTGGTCCCCATTAACGGCGTTCGGGTTTTTAAAACGGGTGAACTCGGTGAAACCATTACTGGTAATCTTTAACTGGGAATAAACCTTGTCATCTTGATTGGGATTGGTCGTAAACTTCATCTGCCGCAAGGTCCCCAGACTCAGCGCCGGTAAATAAGCGGGCCGGGCAATGCGTTGGTAATCCTGTGGCCGAGTTGACCCGATCGCGCCACTGGTGGACAAAAGCTCGACGTGTTTCGGCCGCCCTTTATTTAGAAACTTATAATCAAGCTGACCTAAATAAAAGCTAATAGCGGGCTTTTCGACGGCCGACCCTTTGAACTTATTTCCAATGACGACGGTGCCTTTGGCGAGTTGCCGCGTCTTCTTGGTGTTGTTGGCGTAGAGAAACACTACTGGAGTTGTGCGTTTGACCTTATAATATTTATAATTGTTAAGGTCATAATCTTGAACCACCTGGCCGCCAATCTGGTAACTTTTGGCCTGGGCCTGACTGGGAAACATGCCGCCTAGGGCCACGAGCAGGGACGCCAGGGCGATGACTTTGAACATTGTTTTTGGGGTCATGTGTTTAATTCTCCTCATCTCTAATATTTTTAACAACCTTAGTTTAGCCGTTAGTCGCTAGTCAGCTCACGAAAAGGCAAAATTAGTTTGGCTGCGGGTCATAATTGAGCTGGATATCAGTATCGCTACCGGTCAGTTCCCCTTAAAGTTCCCCTTAAAACCATCTGTCAACTCGACAACCTAAAAAAGTGGCATCCACAACAGGATGCCACTTTTTTAATCACTCTAATTTTAGAACAGTCCCGTAATCGTCCCGTCGGCCGCGATGTCCATGTCGAGCGCCGCCGGATGCTTCGGCAGGCCCGGCATAGTCAACACGTTCCCGGTCAAGGCGACCACGAAGCCGGCCCCCAAGCGTGGCGAGAATTCGCGCACGTGGATGGTGAAGTCCGTCGGGGCCCCCAACTGGTGGGCGTCGTCGGTCAGCGAGTACTGGGTCTTGGCCATGCAGACCGGTAAGTGGTCCCAGCCGCGCTTGGCAAAGGTCTTCAATTGCCGTTGCGCCTTACTCGACAGTTCCACCTTGGCGCCCCCGTAAATCTTCTGGGTGATGGCCTTAACCTGCGTTAACAGGTCCGTGCCCGGTTCAACCAACGGCGTAAAGTGACTTTCCTGGTTGGCCGCTTTGACCACGGCTTCGGCCAAATCGGTGGTCCCGGCCCCGCCATCGGCCCATTCGGTCGTGGTGGCCACGGCCACGTTTTGGGCCTTGACGATGTCGGTCAACGTTTGGATCTCCGCGTCGGTATCGCTAGTGAAGCGGTTGATGGCTACAACCACCGGCACACCGTACTGTTGCATGCTGTGGATGTGCCGTAAGAGATTGGCACTTCCCTGTTTTAAGGCTGCCAAATTCTCGGTCTCTAAATCGGCGCGCTTGACGCCACCGTTATACTTCAACGCCCGGACCGTGGCGACGATGACCACGGCGTCCGGCGTTTTGCCTAAGACGGGGGTCTTGATGTCCATGAACTTTTCGCCCCCGAGGTCGGCCCCGAAACCGGCTTCCGTGACGGCGTAGTCGCCCAACTTCAGCGCCGTTTGGGTCGCTAGAACCGAGTTACAGCCGTGCGCGATGTTGGCGAACGGCCCCCCGTGGATAATGGCCGGGTTGTGTTCCAGCGTTTGGACCAGGTTCGGCTTGATGGCGTCCTTGAGGAGCAGGGTGATCGCCCCGCCGACCTTCAAGTCACCGACCGTGACGGGTTCCTTGTCGGTGTTATACCCGATCAGGATGCGATTGACCCGGCGCTTCAAGTCGGTCAGGTCTTCACTCAGACACAACACCGCCATCAATTCGCTGGCCACGGTGATGTCGAACCCGTCTTGACGCGGCACGCCGGACGTCCGGCCGCCCAAGCCAATCACGGTTTGACGCAAGGCCCGGTCGTTGATGTCGAGCACGCGTTTCCACACGATCTGCCGCGGGTCTAAATGTAATTCGTTTCCTTGTTGGATGTGGTTATCAATCAGAGCCGCTAGGGTATCGTGAGCCTCGGTCAACGCGTGCATGTCGCCCGTAAAGTGCAGGTTGATGTCTTCCATCGGGACCACCTGGGCGTGGCCACCCCCGGTCGCACCCCCCTTTAAGCCCATCACGGGGCCTAAGGACGGTTCCCGTAAGGCTAAGACGGTCTTGTGACCAATTAGGTTTAAGGCATCCCCCAACCCGATGGCCACCGTCGACTTGCCTTCACCGGCCGGCGTAGGGTTGATCGAAGTGACCAAGACCAGTTTACCCAACTGGTGTTGCCCGGTCAGGGGCAGGTTAATTTTCGCCTTGGTATGGCCGTAAGGGTCGATCTGCTCGGGCGTTAAACCGACTTTGGCAGCAATCTTTTCGATCGGTTCCAACGGAGTGGCTTGGGAAATCGCAATATCTGTGTTCAAGGTCATTAAACTGATTCCTCCTCAGAATGCGGGTGATCGATGGCGGTCTGAATCAGACTCGCCAACTCGATGGCCGAGTTACGTGGTAATAAAAATTGATAGATGCGGCCCTGAGCGACGATACCTAACCGATACCGCGAGAGGGTCACGCTACTGATTTGTCGCAGTGGGATCACCAGGTGACGGTGATTCAAGACGGTGCTGACGGTCAGCACCTGGTGGGCCATGGTGATATTGCGAAAGTGAATCTCTAGCCAACACAGGCCCGCAAAGGCCACGAAGAAGGCTAAGGTAATCCAGTTAAAATGGGTAACTTCCAACCAGAAAATAGCGCCGATGAGTAGGACAATCAGCGTCCAGCTCCAATTAATGACGCTGCTAATGGGGTTGGGTTGGTACAAAAACCGACGTTCTTGGGTTATCATGACTTACAACACCTCACAAAAAGGAGTGATTCCTTTGTATTCATTATATACGGATGCCGCCACCCAACCGCAAAGCGGGTTAAGCGCGGGGGGCATTCTCTTGATTCATGACCACCACCAAACCCAACACGGCATTGCTTTGACCGCGACGACCAATCATTTGGCCGAGTTCGAGGTGGCCACCCTGGCCTTTACGCAACTGGCTCACGATTTAGGCGCCCAGTGCGCCACGACCACCGTGCTCTTTTACACGGATAGTCAAATCGTGAGCCAGAGTCTGGAAAAACGGTACGCGAAACATTATCAGCCGCAGGTCGACGCCCTCTTGGCCGCGCAACGACCCTTTCAATTGGTCCTCACGCAGTGGGTACCCGAGAAACAAAACCTGGGCGCTCACACCCTAGCCAACCAGGCCCTTCACGCCAGAGAAGACGTTAAGTAGGTGGTCAGCTGCTTTTCGTATTCGCTCCAATCCGGTGTCCCGCCGTACAACGCGGAGCCGGCCAGTAACCGTCCGATCTGTGGGCCGGTGGTCAAACCCGACGAGCCTAACCCGGAGGCCACTAAGAAACGCTCGTGTTCCGGTAACGGACCGAAAAACGGCGCGAAGTCGCTGGTATAAGCCCGCGTGCCGACCCGCACACCGGTAATATTCTGATCCGTCAACCCACTCATCAGGCGTTGAGCACTGGCCAACAGGTCGGCCGTGACCGCGGCGTCTAGGCTCAGATCAAAGTGCTTATCGTCTTCGTGAGTGGCCCCGACGATTAACTTCCCGTGGCCGAACGGCACAAAGTCCCGTTCGCCTTCGGGCATCAAGACGGGCATCCGCTCCTGTAGCGGGTAATCCTTAACCGCCAGTTCGATCAACTGGCCCTTTTGAGCCCGGACATCGGTCCGAACGTGCAGCGGGTTCAGTAATTCGGGTAACCAGGCACCGGCCGCGACGATGACCCGGTCGAACTGTTGCGCGCCTAACGACGTCACCACGTTCTCGTCAGCGTCCAGCTGAACGCGTTCGTGTCGGACGGTCAGGTTGCGTTGACTAGCCTGGGTTAGCAGTGCCGCAACTAAGGCCCCGCCGTCGACTCTTGCCCCACCACTGAGGAAGACCCCGGCTTGTGGGTTGGTCAGTAACGGCACCTTGGCTTGAACTTCCTGGGCCGTCAACTGTTGGACCGTGCCCATCGCGGGAGCAGTCTTGCGTCGTTCCTGGGCCAAAGCATCTAGGGCTTCCAGGTCTGGTAACGCAGCGCGGGTGACGATGGTCCCGGTCTGTTGATAGACCTCAGTACTTAGCTGCGCATCGTGGACCAATTGGGGATACAGGTCCGCCCCATCCTTAGCCAAGTGATACCACCGCTGATTACGGCGCTTGGACAACCACGGCGAGATGATCCCGGCCGCCGCTTTACTGGCTTGGCCGTTCCCGTCATCGAATAAGGTCACCTGTACATGTTGGGCGCCCGGTAACGTACTGAGATAGTACGCCGCGGTCGCGCCCACGATGCCGCCACCGATGATTGCAATTCGTTTTTGCATCTAAATTCGACCTCCTTATACCGCCAATCTGACACTCGCTTTCATTCTAGCATAACTTCTTTGGCGGCGACGACGATTCTGTCCGGGGTTGGGGGAAAAAGCGGTGAAAACTGCACGATTGGCCGGTTCAGCAGCGTTTAAGTTTGTTTAAACTCCCGGTCATCTTCAGGCTAGCGCTCCGCGTTCTCCCCAGCTCCACGGTGAAAACTTCCTATAATAGTTTCAACCAGTAAACGTGTTAGACTAAGAGTAATTCTAACAACCTGTAAGGAAGTGTCTACCATGACTGAAGCCGATTCCGCCAAGTATTCGATTACCGTAACGGCCGATGACGACGGCAACGTCAAATTGGCGTCCACCCTCGATGAGGGCCGCACCGTAAGCGCGCTGATGTTGTCGGCGCTGAGCACCATCAAGAAGAGTCAACCGCAATTGACCCAAAAGCAGTTTCTCGCTATCTGTAACGGCATCTGGGACTATGATCAAAAGTATTGAGTCCACGCAAAAGGGACGCCACCTTCACGTTTTCGTGTTGGTGACGCCCCTTTTTGACTGACTTTAAGTTACTTGAAAACCTTGAACCGGTCGGCATCGGCCATGAAGTCCTTGTCGCCCGCCGGCGCTTCGATGGACCCAAAGTCCATTTCGGCCCGTAGTTGCCAGCTCGCTGGGATATCAAAGGCGGTCCGCACCTGGTCATCGATCAGTGGATTATAGTGTTGAATGTTCGCACCCAAGCCATTTTCCGCTAAGGACGTCCAGACCGCGAATTGCGCGTTCCCTTGCGCCTGTTCCGACCAGTCACGGAAGTTGTCGGCGTACAGTGGGAAATTGTCCTCAAATTGCTTGACCACGGCGGTATCCGTAAAGAACAACACCGTCCCAAACGCGGCCTTGAAGCCGTTGACCTTGTCCGCCGTCTTGGCGAAGGCATCATCGTCCTTGACCACCTTACGTAGTTCGTCGTGCACGATGTCCCAGAGTCGGTCGTGGGCCTGGTTGAACAGGATCACGGCCCGGGTCGTCTGGTTGTTAAACGGCGTTGGCGCCAACTTGATGTTGGTTTTAATCAGGTCCGTTAAGTCGTCCGGCGTGGCGGTCACGTTGCGGCCTAAGGCGTAGATACTTCGACGTTGTTTCGCTAAATCAATTAATTGGGTTTTCATTAGGTAAAGTCCTCACTTTTTAGAATTAAGTTTTAGTTTAACCAGCAGAACATCTCTGGTGTGAATCTAGCATATCAACTTACTTTTTGAAAGTAAAGGATTTTAACTTGCGGGTCGTAAAAGTTGGGTGACCTGTTGTTGGACCCACTCACCGGTGTAGGTCGCGGGCGGTTGACATAACACGCCGAGTAAAAAGGTCCACACCGCCGCTACTTGGTCGGGCGCCACAGTCACCTGCGCCTGAGCACCCCACAAGGTCAAGACCGTCTTAAGACTCTGGGGCAGCGGCCAGGGCGCCGTTAGCACGAAGGCTACCGCGCGGGGGTGGTCCTGCTGATAGGCCAACAGGTTAGCAATTAAACGCTGAAGCATGGTGGTCGCGTCCGGTGAGTCCAACACCCCCGCTCGCAACGCCGCCCCCACCTCGTCTAAGATCTCCGCCCGTAACGTCGCCAGTAGACTGGCCTTGTCGGGAAAATGACGATAAATCGCCGCGGGCGTCACCGCCAAGAAACGGGCCAACTGGCGGAGCGATATTTGGTCCGCGCCAGCAGTCTCAAGTTCTTGCCGGGCGCGCTGCTGAATTACCGCGGCTAAGTTTTCCCGGTGATACGGTTGTTTGGTCATCTTAACGCCCTCCTTAGGCTAACACTGATGCCATCACTATTTTAAGCCTATATTATCACTGTTCACATTAAATGTAAACAGTGATAACATAGGCTGCTTTTAGCTAACCTTTACGCTTTTTTTACACGTTAAACCACTGAATGGGCTTACAATGAAGGTAATCATCCTATTAGAAAAGAGTCGTCCTTATGTCTGAAATCGTTTCTCGTCGCCGTTTAACCTGGCAATTCGCGGGCTTCTGGCTCACCTGGTTAGTGGTCCAGGTCGTCATCAATTCCCCCATCGAGCACCACTTGTCTGGTTGGTCCCAAGAGCTGACCCTCGATGCCATCAAATTAGTCGTCTGGCTGGGCGGTGGCTGGTGGTTCATCCATCAGGCCCAGCCCCAAACGCTCGCCATCGCCCCACGAGATCAGTGGCGGCCCAACTGGCACTTCACGGCCGGTTACCTCGTCTGGGGGGTCATCGTGATCTACCTGCTCGGCCAATTCTGGCTCGCCCACCACGGTCTACGCGTCAGTCATAGCTTTCTGTCCGAGTACTGGGGCCGCTACTTCGTGGTCGTGGGGATCACCGAGGAGTTCGTTTTCCGGGGGTACTTCTTAAACGCCCTGCTTAAACACACCAGCTTCGCTTGGGCCAACACCATTCAGGCCATCGCCTTCACCGCGATGCACATCCCCCGTTACCTCACCACTATTCCGCCGATGAGTCCCACGGCCTGGCTCAGTAACCTGGTCTCCGTTGCCCTACTGGGTGCCCTCTTCGGCTGGTTGTACGCCAAGAGTCGGTCACTCTGGCCCGGCATCGTCGTCCACATGACCTGGGATATTCTGGTCACGTTATTCGCGTAAGCTGGCACTCATTATCGAAGTCAATCAAAAAAAGAATTGTCCCGCTAAACGATTTCAATCATTTAGCGGGACAATTCTTTTTTATAGCTAAGTCTTATTGGTTAACCAAATATAATTCTGAGAAGGATGGTTAGATAAATCCCACAGATTTGCGAGTCCTTCTTCCTGTTATTTTTCTGGATTTTTGGCGCTAATCATTATATGCTCAGCGTAAGAAGTAGGAAGTAAGACGTAAAACAAAATAGGAGGTTGGCACCATGTTAAACAAACCAACCAGTTATCGTATTAAACTGTCTAGCAAAGGTCAGATGGTCCTCCCTGCCCAGCTGCGACATGACCTAGGCTTAAAATCAGGCGACGAACTACAGCTAACCGTTGCTGCCGATGGTTCTATGACTTTAGAAGCCAAGCCGCTTGATTGGAATGACTTAATCAAAGGGTTGCCCACCGAGAACGTTGACATTGACGAAAATGGTAATTTTGATAAAAGTCAATCTCCGGAATTCTATAAATGGATGAAGGGTGATGATCCCGATTAGCCCCGCGTCCTTTGATAACTTAGAACTAAACGATTCGATCATGATTCACCTACCCTACACCATGACCTCAAAAGGCCAAGTCAAGCATTTTAATCGACCGGCACTGGTACTACTACTCAAAAATAACCGAGCAATCGTTTTTCACTGTACGAGTAAATTTTCCACTAAAACGCCCGCCATTCAAGCGCGTTACTACAAAATTAATGATTGGCTGGCTGCCGGACTGAAAAAACAGTCATACATTGATGTCGGTCGTGCCTACTCCATTAATATTTCAGCAATTTTGCGACAACATCCTATTGGAAAACTCACTCTAAATGATCAATTAGGTCTACAGGAGTTCTTAGCAACTTGGCGTAACCAACAAAAGTGACGAAAAAACGACCTTAGAAATCAAAAAGGATTTCTAAGGTCGTTTTAATTGGTAGATTCAAAAATAAGCTCAGTCTTCAATAACTACTCTGCGGCCGTAGTGTAAACACAAGCATCGTCTTGGCACGTATCGGTGTCAAGGGCGATTTAAAAATGTCGGTTTGGCGGTCAACCGACGCCTTTTAGTCGATATTTAATCCCCAAATGTTGAGAATAACGTGCACCTTGTGTTGCCGGTAAGGCGTGACGGCCCATGCTTTTCCGCCAGACCAACTTAACCGAATTGGAACGCGCAGCCGAATACTGACTGTTAGCTGAAGCCATAACGGTAGTAGCCCCTAACATGCCCACCCCAACTACTAAGGCACTTTTTACATTTTTTCATAGTCTGCTCCTCCTACTAGTTAGGTTAGTGCTTTACCAGGGTAAATCATACAACCCTTCTTAACTATCATGAAAATGTATTCATTCCCCAGCATAGTAATCATTCACAACTAACAACCAATATCGTGACAAACTAAAAGTTGGCCCTAGAAACCGTTAAACGATTTCTAGGGCCAACTTTTAATAATCGATATTTAGGAATCAATGTCTCCAAATGCCTGAATAGGTTATTTAAGCACCGTCAGAGCATCCCCGTACCTCAGTAGCGGGTCGTCCCCGTATCCTCGTGTAGTTCGCCGTCCCACTGTTCGCTGACCACGGCGGCCGTTTCGCGGCGAAAGACCCGCAGTAACGTCAAGAGGCTTTCGGCGCTGTTTTCAACCGTCAGTTCATTTTCGGGCAACCAGTACACCCGGCCCTCCGTGCTAGCGTGCAACTCCCCGGTGAATTGGTCGCTTTGGTACAATAGTCCCAACTTGCGCCGGCCCCCGGCCACGTCGAACCACTCGCAGGTGCCGCAGAATTCGGCGGTGGTCAAGACCAAACCGGTTTCTTCGCGGACCTCGCGGATGGCGGCACTGAGCCCGCTTTCGCCGACCTCGACGTGTCCCCCGGGAAAACTATGCCCGGCCTTCCAGGGTACGTTGACCTTATCTTCGACCAGCACTTGTTTGGTTTGGGGATCACGCACCAAGACCATGGTGACTAATTCGACGGGTTGCGTTCGGGACATCTGAACCACTCCTCTAAGCTTTTTCTTCCATTATATCAGTTTCCGGGTAAACAAAAAGGAGGCTCACGGGCCTCCCTTATTTTGACGTTCAGTTTAAGCTTGACGTTGATTATTGTTTTTAGATTTCATGAGCAGGGCTTCGCCACCGTAGCACAGCACAGCCAGTGCCGCGAACGCAACCGGAAAGCCGACGGCCCAAAGCAGCGACTTCATCAGTACCAGACTCAACAACAGAACTGACAGCACTACCATCACAATTAAAACCAAAGTATCTTTTTTCATAGTTATTCCCCCGATTCCCCGAATATTTGTGGCCCCAACCACATTTACAGGGTAGCAAATTCGCCGAGGAGTTGCAAACTTCCACGCCAATCTTAATGAAACCTAAACTAACGTTTTACGAACGGTGGTCTAGACTTGACCCCGCCGGTTGACTCGCATGGTGCAACCGTTCCAGTTGCCCCCTAAACTCTGGGGCGTACTTTTCTTGATCGGAGGTAAAGGCGCTTAGCTTGGCGTTTAGGCTGATGGTGTAATCGGCGTGTTCGCCGTGCTCGCCTTCATCCAAGCCCTGGCGTTCCTCAACGGCGTTAACCCGCATTGGAATAAACTGCTTCAAGATCCAGATCAACAGGCTACCCACAATTGCAACAAAGGCAATCGTAAAGACCGTCGCCAGCAACTGAATTCCTAACAGGTGCCAACCGCCACCGTAGGCTAAGCCGTTCGTGGTCACGACCGAGTTAACGGACTTGGTGGCGAAGACCCCGGTCAAGATACTGCCGACGATGCCGCTAACCCCGTGACACCCGAAGGCATCCAACGCGTCGTCCACGCCCAGTCGTGGCTTGAGTAACGTGATGAAGCTATAGCTGGCTAACGTGGCAATTGCCCCAATAGCCATGGCCCCCGGAATCGTGACGTAGCCGGCCGCCGGGGTAATCCCGACCAGCCCACACAACGTCCCGGTGCAGACCCCGACCAACGTTGGCTTGCCGGTGGTCCAGACGTCTAAGATCATCCAGACCACCATCGATACACCGGTCGCTACCGTGGTGGTAATCGCCGCTTGCATGGCCACGTTGTTCACGGCTAGCGCACTGCCGGCGTTAAAGCCGTACCAGCCGATCCACAGAATGGTCGTGCCCAGTAAGACCCACGGTAAGTTGTAGTGGTTCTTGCTGTCGACCTTAAGGCGCGGTCCCAACCAGATGGATAAGATCAGCGCCGTGACCCCGGCGTTGATGTGCACGACGGTCCCGCCGGCAAAGTCTAGCACACCCAAGTTGGCTAACCAGCCGTCCGGACTCCAAACCAAGTGAACCATCGGGTAATAGATAAAGATGGACCACATGATCAAAAACGCCAGTAAGAACTTAAAATGTGTCCGACCGACGATCGCCCCAACGAACAATGCCGGCGTGATGATCGCAAACATCATTTGAAATAGGGAATAGTCGCCGATCGGAATCTTCGTGGCGGTCAGCCCGCCCAGATTGACGCCGGCCATGAAAATGTGTTTGAGGTTGCCCACAACGCCCAAGATGTTCCCGGAAAACGCCAGCGTATAGCCCAAGGCGATCCACAACACAATCGCGACCCCCGTCATAATAAAGACGGATAACATGGTGTTGACCACGTTCTTTTCGGTGACCAGACCACCGTAGAAGAAGGCCAACCCGGGAGTCATAAATAAGACCAAGATACTCGCAATTAACACAAATGCCGTATTTGCCAGATTCATTCGCAACGCCCTCTCTGCTCTTTATGTAATAAGTTCTAACACCAAAATGACGGTTTGTCATGCTGTTTTTCATTTTTGACGGCCATTCGATAGATGATTTAACAAAGAAAGGGGCCACAACTGCTAAAATATCAGTAGTTGTAGCCCCTTTATTATTTTATGTAATTTTTTCTCACATGCCGGTCATTGGCCTAGGCCGACTCCCAACAAGCTTGATGGTACTTCTCCTCGTAGATGGCCACAACTTCGCGGACCGCGCACAGCTTTTCCGCCTGGGCCAACGTCAGACTCGTGACGGCCATCCGGTGCTCCCGTAACGCCTTAAACTGATCCGCGGAGATTCCCGTGAGCCGACTCAACTCCGTGTTCAACAACGAACTCTCCAAAATAAAGCGAATATCCCCATAAACGCCAGTCATGCCATTTCCCCCATGAATTCTAATTTGTGGTACAGACCAATTGTACCCAAAATTAGCAGAAATTGCACGGATGATTAATTATTAATATTATTATCATGACTGGCCTGGTCGGTCGCCTGCGCCGTCCAGCGGATCAACTCTGGATACGGTAATAAGGCGTTAAAGATCAGTTGGCTATAGCTATAGAATGAAAGCATGTGTGGTTCTCCCCTATAATAAATATTTTTATCATTAATCAAGAACTCTTAGTTTTGGGTTCCCTAACTATTTTACCAAAGATCCTCCCACCGGACCACCCCAAAAAGGCCTAACCTCTAAGAAGTTAGACCTTTGCGTCATTTATTTAGTGAAATGCCGCCGAACTGCGGCCGGGATCATCTTGCGAATGCCGCCCCGCGGGTCCTTGACGTCGCCCACGTAACGCGGAATCAGGTGAATGTGGGCGTGCATCACCGTTTGGCCGCCGGCGGGGTTGACGTTGATCCCCACGTTGTAACCGGCCGGCTGATACCGCTGGTCCAAAAAGGCCTTGGCCTGAAACAAAAGGTCATCCATGGCTTGGCGGGTCTTGACCGGCACGTCGAAGTAGGTCGCGTAGTGGTCCTTCGGCACGATCAACAGGTGCCCCTTGCGGACCGGATGTAGGTCCCAAAACGCCTTGGCCAAGTCATTTTCCAGTACCAGATCCGTTTTCTGACAAAAGACACAGTCTGGTTGTCGCATGGCTAATGCGCCGCCTTGTGCCGGGGTTTCCGCTGGGCCCAGAACTGGAAGTAGTCCGTCCGCAGCGCCCCGTTATAGAGTTTGCGTTTCTTGGTGGCCTTTTGCCCGTAGAAGTGTTCGAACTCCAGGTCGGCCGTCAAGATGTACTTCGACCAATCGGTCAGGGGCTTAAAGACCTGCCCCATCTGCTTGTACAACGCGCGGACGCCGGCTTGGTCGCTCAACCGTTC
Above is a window of Levilactobacillus zymae DNA encoding:
- a CDS encoding AbrB/MazE/SpoVT family DNA-binding domain-containing protein, which translates into the protein MLNKPTSYRIKLSSKGQMVLPAQLRHDLGLKSGDELQLTVAADGSMTLEAKPLDWNDLIKGLPTENVDIDENGNFDKSQSPEFYKWMKGDDPD
- a CDS encoding NUDIX domain-containing protein, which translates into the protein MSRTQPVELVTMVLVRDPQTKQVLVEDKVNVPWKAGHSFPGGHVEVGESGLSAAIREVREETGLVLTTAEFCGTCEWFDVAGGRRKLGLLYQSDQFTGELHASTEGRVYWLPENELTVENSAESLLTLLRVFRRETAAVVSEQWDGELHEDTGTTRY
- a CDS encoding ammonium transporter, which encodes MNLANTAFVLIASILVLFMTPGLAFFYGGLVTEKNVVNTMLSVFIMTGVAIVLWIALGYTLAFSGNILGVVGNLKHIFMAGVNLGGLTATKIPIGDYSLFQMMFAIITPALFVGAIVGRTHFKFLLAFLIMWSIFIYYPMVHLVWSPDGWLANLGVLDFAGGTVVHINAGVTALILSIWLGPRLKVDSKNHYNLPWVLLGTTILWIGWYGFNAGSALAVNNVAMQAAITTTVATGVSMVVWMILDVWTTGKPTLVGVCTGTLCGLVGITPAAGYVTIPGAMAIGAIATLASYSFITLLKPRLGVDDALDAFGCHGVSGIVGSILTGVFATKSVNSVVTTNGLAYGGGWHLLGIQLLATVFTIAFVAIVGSLLIWILKQFIPMRVNAVEERQGLDEGEHGEHADYTISLNAKLSAFTSDQEKYAPEFRGQLERLHHASQPAGSSLDHRS
- a CDS encoding HIT family protein, giving the protein MRQPDCVFCQKTDLVLENDLAKAFWDLHPVRKGHLLIVPKDHYATYFDVPVKTRQAMDDLLFQAKAFLDQRYQPAGYNVGINVNPAGGQTVMHAHIHLIPRYVGDVKDPRGGIRKMIPAAVRRHFTK